Part of the Mycobacteriales bacterium genome, TCGGTGACGCGAAGGCCAATTCGCGGCGCGCCGTCGAGGTGGTCGCTCGAGCTGCCGAGGCCGGTGCACGGCTGGTGGTCCTGCCGGAGTGTTTCCTGACCGGCTATGTGACGAGCCGCCGCGAGCAGGCGTTCGCGATCGCGATCAACTCCGACGGTCCCGAGATGGGCGACCTCGCGCGGGCCTGTCGGGAGCGGGAGATGCACGCGCTCGTCGGCTATCTCGAGCGCGACGGAGATCAGCTGTTCAACACCGTTGCGGTCCTCGGCCCCGGCGGGCTGATCGGCAGGTACCGCAAGCGCCACCTACCGTTCATGGGCGCGGACCGCTTCGCGACGGTCTCTGAGGAAACCGCCCCGGCCGTCTTCGACACCGCGCTGGGCCGGATCGGGATTGCGATCTGCTACGAGATCCGCTTCCCCGAAGTCATGCGCACGCTGGCTCTCGAGGGAGCCGAGTT contains:
- a CDS encoding carbon-nitrogen hydrolase family protein, yielding MPDQLTVAVAQVNAIFGDAKANSRRAVEVVARAAEAGARLVVLPECFLTGYVTSRREQAFAIAINSDGPEMGDLARACREREMHALVGYLERDGDQLFNTVAVLGPGGLIGRYRKRHLPFMGADRFATVSEETAPAVFDTALGRIGIAICYEIRFPEVMRTLALEGAELIALPTNWPVQASILADHFTRVRAAENFVYLLVSNRGDAEHGIDFLGDSQVVDPMGEVLAKAESEQDLLVVDVDLARSREKSITFTAGEFELSPWKDRRPAAYRI